Genomic window (Alteromonas pelagimontana):
GCCGAAGCCATGACTGAAGATAATTCTGAGCTTGTACTCAATATTGCTGCCAACTATGGAGGCCGCTGGGATATTGTAAATGCAGCTAGGCATTTAGCGGCGAAAGTACAAAACGGCGAAATCGCTGTGAGCGATATTAACGAAGAGCAGCTTGATACGCAGATTTCGACAGCCGGACTTCCTGAATTAGATTTACTTATTCGTACCGGTGGAGAACGCAGAATCAGTAATTTTCTGTTATGGCAATGCGCTTACGCTGAGCTCTACTTCACGGAAGTACTATGGCCAGATTTTGATGAAGAAGTTTTTCAACTGGCTGTGGATGATTTCAATATGCGCCAACGCCGGTTTGGCTTAACCGGCGAACAAATCAGCATCTCAGGAAGCTGATCATGCGCCGTGGCACAGGGCGGACCCTGTAAACAGGAGCCGGAAGCCGATTATGCTAAAACAACGGATAATAACAGCATTAGTGCTGGCGCCTCTGGCGTTGATAGCAGTTTTATTTTTGCCAATATGGTGGTTCGAAATTGCCATTGCTGGCGTTGTAGCATTAGGTGCCTACGAATGGGCGAATATGTCGGGTATTGTCGGCAGACCTAACAAAGCTGCGTTTATGGTGGCAATTTTTGTCGCCTGCATACTCTTATCGATGCTTGTTGAAGTCGAGATGATCTGGTATCAAGGCCAGCTTCACCCGTTGTACCATGCTATTCTTGGGATAGCCGTGTTATGGTGGTTAGTCTCTCTTGCAATGATCATTGCTTATCCCCGGTACTCGCTCAAATGGCGAAACAGTAGATCCATCCGAGGTCTCTTTGGTGTGCTAACACTAATTCCCACATGGGTAGCGGTAATCAGCTTACGCACAAGCTTACATGATATTGATCCTCTCTACGGCTCGTCCCTTATTTTCTATGTACTCGGAATAGTCTGGGCCGCCGACATCGGCGCTTTCTTCGTGGGCGTGAAATTTGGCCGCCATAAGTTGCGCCCCAATGTTTCTCCCGGTAAAACCTTAGAAGGGTTACTAGGCGGCGTTGCTGCATCTTTAGCTATTATCGCCTTTGCTGCGCTTCACTATCAGGTTGCACCATCACGCATTTGGTTACATCTGGTAATCGGTGGAATTACTGTAGGCGTTTCTGCATTAGGCGACTTAAACGAAAGTATGCTTAAGCGCTGCGCAGGAATTAAAGATAGCGGTAAATTATTGCCTGGGCACGGTGGCGTACTCGATCGTATTGATAGCCTAACGGCTGCCTTCCCCGTATTCGCTTTTTGCTATGTTACGTGGATGGCATGATGCAAACTGTCACAATTCTAGGAGCCACAGGCTCCATTGGTTGCAATACGCTGGATGTAATTAATCGTCATCCTGATCGTTATCGAGTGTTTGCCATCACCGGTCACACTCAGATTGCAGTGTTAATGCAACAAGCCAAAGCTTGTGCGCCCCGTTACGTAGTTATAGCCGATGACACCCAGTATAACGAAGCAAAAAAGCTTGCCAAAGAATATGCTGTAGAAGCAGAATTGCTTTGTGGTTCCAGAGCTTTAGAAGACGTTGCCAACGCGCCTGAGGTCGATATTGTAATGGCGGCGATCGTAGGCGCAGCGGGCTTGCTTCCCACTCTTGCTGCAGTGCGCGCTGGTAAAAGGGTATTGCTTGCTAATAAAGAGGCGCTGGTAATGTCCGGTGCGTTATTTATGGACGCTGTTAAACAATCTAAGGCAACAATTCTTCCTATCGATAGCGAACATAATGCGATATTTCAGTGTCTGCCCAGAGATTTTTGCTATGGCGAACTGGAACGCTCTGGGATTCAGCAAATCCTGCTCACAGGCTCTGGTGGCCCTTTTCGAACGCGTGAGCTAGTATCATTTCCTGATATTACCGTTGATGAAGCCTGTGCGCATCCTAACTGGAGCATGGGACGAAAAATCACAGTAGATTCAGCCACCATGATGAACAAGGGGCTGGAGTTTATCGAAGCCCATTGGTTATTTGGCGTCGCAGCCGATAAGATAACGGTAGTGTTGCATCCCGAGAGCACGATTCATTCCATGGTTCAGTATGTTGATGGTTCGGTGATTGCGCAACTGGGCAATCCTGATATGCGGACACCTATCGCTTTTGGCCTGGCATTTCCTGAGCGGATTGATTCAGGCGTTGCTCCACTGGATTTTGCGACTTTACACGACCTGACTTTTACCACTCCTTGTTATGAGCGTTATCCAAATTTGAAGCTAGCTATTGATGCTTGTAAAGAAGGACAGGCGGCAACCACCCGTCTTAATGCAGCAAATGAAATTGCTGTACAGGCTTTTCTTGAAGGGCGAATTAGCTTTACAAAAATCGCTGAAGTGAACGCAGAAACTTTAAACACGTTGGAACCTAAACAAGTTACGTCACTCCAACAGATTCTTGAGCAGGATAGGCTGGCAAGAGAAACAGCCACCGGTGTAATTAGAGGCTTGTCGTAGTGTTAACTTTTTTATGGAGTTTGGGTGCCTTCATTGTTGCCCTGGGTATTTTAGTGGCAGTGCATGAATGGGGGCATTTTATTGTCGCTCGTATATGCGGTGTTCACGTAGAGCGGTTCTCGATCGGGTTTGGTAAACCTTTCTGGCGCCGCACTGACAGCAAAGGCACTGAATTTGCGATTGCCGCAATTCCGCTAGGGGGTTATGTACGCATGCTGGATGAGCGTGTCGACAGCGTACCAGCGGAACTGAAACACAAAGCGTTTAATAACAAATCCGTGGGTAAACGGATGGCTATTATTGCCGCTGGTCCTGGAGTGAATTTTCTTTTCGCCATTCTTGCGCTGGTAATCATGTTTCTTATCGGCCAAAACACGGTTAAGCCCGTTATTGGAGATATCGCAGCCGATAGTTACGCCGCGAAAGGAGGGCTGAATGTTGGCGACGAAATTATTCAAATTGGTGAGCAAAGGACTGTCGACTGGGAAGCGGTAAATATGGAGTTGGTAGCTTCCATTGGCCATGAACAAATCAATATAAGTGTAAAGAATGGTGAAGGATTAACCAAACACCAGGTATTACCATTGACCGGCTGGAACTTTGATCCTGAAAAGCAGTCTGCTTTAGACAGCGTAGGAATAATACCTTTTCGACCCGCCCCTACGTTAACACTCGGATTGGTCAGTAAAGGCAGTCCGGCAGAGCAGGCGGGGTTAAAAGCAAAGGATGAATTGCAAGAATTAAACGGTAAACCTGTCGATAATTGGCAGCAATTTGTCGACCAGATTGTAGAACTACCCGGCGAAACGGTAGAAATATCCATTCTACGGGATGGACAAGAGCAGGTCATTAATGCCACCATCGCCCGCCGCGATACTCCCGAAGGGCAGAGCGGATTTTTAGGCGTAAGTCCATTGTCAGAGCCATGGCCTGATGGCTACGTTTTTAACCATCAATACGGGCTGGTAGAGGCGATCACCCATTCGGTGAGTAAAACATGGCGTCTGATGGTGCTGAGCGTAGATATGCTTGGTAAGCTGGTGACCGGTGATGTTTCGATAAACAATTTGAGTGGACCTATCTCCATTGCTCAAGGTGCGGGAATTAGCGCCGGATATGGATTGGTTTATTTTTTGAATTTTCTTGCGTTGATTAGTGTCAGCTTAGGCATTATCAATTTGTTGCCCATACCGATGCTGGATGGTGGTCATTTACTGTATTTTACAATTGAATGGCTTACGGGCAAACCAGTATCAGAAGCGGTACAGGAATGGGGTTTCAGAATAGGTGGCATGTTGCTTCTAACGATAATGAGTATTGCCATCTTTAACGATATTAGCCGCATCGCTTAAGTGCGTAGCGCTAACCATTAACTAGAGCTAACAGCAAACGCGGCCAGGAATAAAAGAATAGATGAAGTTAAGACAGTTAGTAGCAGCCGGAGTCATGTTATCCAGTGCTAGCTTTGCCAATGCTGCGACATCAGAAAGCGAATTTGTCGTAGAAGATATTCGAGTAGAAGGATTACAACGTGTTGCATTAGGTGCAGCGTTGACTTATTTGCCGATTCAGGTGGGTGATGAACTAAATCCGTTTCGGATAACGCAAGCTATCCGCTCCTTATACTCATCCACTCATTTTGAGCGAGTATCCATCCTTCGAGACGGTAATACTCTGGTGGTGCGCGTTGCAGAACGCCCAACCATCAGTAACATTATCTATGAGGGTAACGACGACATTAAAGATGAGCAGTTGCAGGAAAGTCTGGATGGCAATGGCGTAAGAATAGGTGAGCCATTGGATAAAACCGTCTTAACATCCATTGAGAACGGTTTGAAAGACTTCTTCTACAGCATTGGTAAATATAACGCTGATGTAACTGCTATTGTTACGCCACTGCCGCGTAACCGGGTGGATTTAAAATTGCTGTTTGAAGAAGGCGATGCTGCTGAAATCAAACAAATTAATATAGTTGGAAACAAGATTTTCACTGATGAAGAATTGATGAAGGATCTTGAGCTTCAGTTTGACACCCCGTGGTGGGATTTTTTGTCTGAAACCCGATATCAGCAGCAAACTCTTCAAGGCGATATGGAAACCCTGCGGAATCATTATCTGGATCGTGGCTATCTACGGTTCAATGTGAATTCTACACAGGTGTCGATGACGCCAGAGAAAGATGGTATTTACATCGCAATGAACGTGGCGGAAGGTGAGCAGTACACTATATCTGGTGTTGAACTGGTAGGTGATGTATTAGGGCATGAAGAATACATCGAAAAAGTTTTACCTTTAACGCCAGGCGAGTTGTACAACCAGGCTGAAGTCACCTACACCGAAGAGTTTATCAGTAAGTATCTCGGCCGCTTCGGCTACGCCTATCCGACTGTGACTACAGTTCCTGAAATCAACGACGAAGATAAAACCGTTAAGTTAACCTTGTCTGTTGATCCCGGAAAACGTATCAACGTTCGCCGAATTAACTTTAACGGCAACTCTGTGACTTCGGATAATGTGTTGCGCCATAACGTCGTACAGATGGAAGGGACATGGCTTTCCAACGGTCTGCTGGAATCTTCAAAAAACCAGATGTCGCGCCTCACTTATATGGAAAATGTTGAATTCGAAACGATTCGCATCCCGGGTGAAGACGATGTAGTTGATGTAAACTTTAACGTTAAAGAGCAGCCTTCAGGTTCATTTAACGCCGGCATAGGCTATGGCGATAGAACTAAACTGAGTTTACAGGCTGGCATTCAGCAGAATAACTTTTTAGGTACAGGCAAGCAGCTAGGTTTAAACCTGAGTACTGTTTCTTACCAGCGGTCAGCTCAGATAACCTATAATGATCCTTATTTCACCATAGACGGCATTAGCTTAGGCGGAACTCTAGGTTACAGTGAATTTGATGGTTCCGATTTCAACGTTATTCAGTATAACTCGAAGCGGTGGTCGGTCGGGGCCAACATCGGCTACCCCATCAATGAGTTTAACCGAATTAACTTTGGACTGACGTATGCGAATGTTGAACTCTACAATACAGGGTATTATGAGCAAACCGAGGCTTTCTACAATCAGTTCCGCAACAATGATCCGGAATCTCCAATTGATTACGAAAGCTATTTAGCAAGTATTAGCTGGAGTAGAAGCACATTAAACCGCGGGTTGTTCCCCACTGCGGGGTCTTCACAACGTGCATCCTTTAGTATTACTACCCCTAATTCCGATGTTAACTACTTTAAATCGGTATTAGATTCCAAGTTTTATTTTCCCCTGTCGCGGAACCAACGCTGGTCTGTACTAGCGAGATTAAGGTTGGGGTATGGTAATGGCTATGGTGACATCAATGGTAATGAACAAATTCTGCCGTTTACCGAAAACTTTACCGCAGGTGGAGCCGATACGCTGCGAGGATTTGAAAACAATAGTGTGGGACCGCGTGGAATACAGCGCATACCCAGTGTTTCCTTGACTGGACCCAATGGAGAAAGTTATCCAGGTGATCCTTCCACTGATGTATTGAACGTCTACCAACGGAGTCAAGGCGGTAATGCAATGGCTCTTGGTGGAGTAGAGTTAATAGTACCTACACCATTCGTTGATGTAGAAATGGATAACACGGTACGTACAAGTCTCTTTCTCGACGTAGGGAACGTATGGGATACAGAGTTTAATTACGATAAATATAAAGACCTTCGGATCAATAGTGCAGATGGAGACGGATTGTTAGACTATTCAGACTGGAAGTTGTATCGTAGTTCCGCTGGTATTTCTGTACAATGGATATCACCAATGGGCCCAATGGTGTTCAGCTTCTCAAGGGCGATAAAAGAGCGTGAAGGAGACGATGCAAAATTCTTCACCTTCAATATCGGGCAAACATTCTAATGATAACTCGGCAACAAGCCGAAAATAAAAATTAAAAAGGAGTTCCTTTTGAAACAGTTGGTAAAACATATCTTTGCAACCGCAATGTTAGGTAGTGCGCTATTAAGTACATCGGTCATGGCTGAACAAAAAATCGGCATAGTAGATGTTCAAGGCGTGTTTCAGGCTATGCCTCAGGCCGCTGAGATTTCCAACAACATCCAGATGGAATTTAAAGAGCAGATTGATGAAGTAAACCAGCTGCAAAAAGATGGTCAGTTTTTTGCAGAGCGTCTTCAACGTGATGCTGCTACGATGAATGAACAGGAAAAGAAAGAACTACAACAAAAAATTCTGGATGTAAGAGAGAAGCTCGCTGAAAAAGGCCAGCCTTTACAACAGAATATTCAACGTCGTAGCAATGAAGAACGTAACAAGCTGTTAGGTTTAATCAAGCAAGCGATAGATTCAGTGGCTGCTAAGCAGGGTTATGATCTTATTCTGAATGCAGGTGCAGTGTCTTATGCTAAAGATGAAAATGATCTCTCTGAGCAAGTGCTTGAGCAGGTAAAAAAGATTAAGTAAGTAGGGCGTTTGCCGCTAATGCGGCATCCCCTTGCGCAGAAAATACGCACAAGCTAACAGACTAACCCTGAAAAGTGTTGGTCTGATTTGTTTTTTACACTTAAAAGCGTATGGTTGCGGCCGTTCTGATATATTAACGGCATGCTACTCCGGCGGGACCCCCTTCGGAGTAAGTTTTGGCATAGGAGACACTTTTTGGCCAACTCACTCAATACTATCGATATCCAGGAAATTCTTGAACTACTTCCTCATCGATATCCGTTTCTTCTGGTTGACCGGGTTACGGATTATGTTCTTGGTGAATCAATCAAGGCATATAAAAATATTACCATGAACGAGCCGTGCTTCACTGGTCACTTTCCCGGCCGTCCTATTTTCCCTGGCGTATTAATTCTGGAAGCGATGGCGCAAGCAGCGGGTGTGCTGGGTTTTAAAACTATGGGCAGTAGCGATAAGCTATACTTATATGCCGGTATTGACTGTGCCCGGTTTAAGCGTCCTGTGGTACCGGGTGACAAATTGGAATTTGACGTCAGCCTGTTGAAAGAGAGAAGAGGGATCTGGAAGTTTAAAGGCACAGCCAGTGTTGCCGGCGATGAAGTCTGTAGCGCTGAATTCATGTGTGCAATCAGAGAGATAGTATAACGTGATCCATTCAACTGCCGTAATTTCTGAAAAAGCAACAATCGGCAAAGATGTAAAGATTGGCCCTTACTGCTATGTGGGTGATGAAGTGGAACTTGGCGACGGCTGTGTGTTGGAATCACATGTGGTTATTAAAGGCCCAAGCCGGATAGGAAAAAATAATCGTTTCTTCCAGTTTTGTTCTATTGGTGAAGACTGCCAGGATAAAAAATACGCGGGGGAGCGTACAGAACTGGTAATTGGTGATGACAATATTTTCCGAGAAAGCGCTTCAGTTCACCGCGGAACATCACAGGATCAAGGGATCACTCGCGTCGGTTCCCGTAATTTGCTGATGATAAACGCCCACGTCGCACACGATTGTGTGTTAGGTGATGACATCGTTCTTGCGAATAACGTATCATTAGCTGGGCATGTACATCTTGGAAACTATGTCATTTTCGGCGGAGGTGCCGCTATCCAGCAGTTCGGCAAAGTCGGCGACCATGCCTTTGTCGGTGCTGGTGCTATCGTGGTAAAAGACGTGCCACCTTACGTAATGGTAAGTGGACAAAAGCATGTTGCTGCGGGAATTAATTCCGAAGGCTTGCGTCGCAGAGGCTTCAGCAAAGAAGCCATTATGGCTATTAAGCGGGCTTATCGCGTGATTTATCGAGAAGGGAACACGGTTGAGGAAGCTATCGCCAGTCTGCAAGATGCCACCCGATCTCACGCTGAAGTAGCTGCATTGGTTACTTTCTTGAAGGCAGCCGATCGCGGCATTATCCGCTAATCAATGGCTGACAAACCATTACGTATAGCTATTGTTGCGGGCGAGCCATCAGGAGATGTGCTTGCCGCGGGAATGATAGCCGAGCTTAAAAGACGTCACCCCGATGCCATTATTGAAGGTATCGGCGGTGACAATATGCAAGCCGCCGGCTTTCGCTCGTTGTTCGACATGGAAACCTTGTCCGTTATGGGGCTGGTGGAAGTATTATCTCATCTACCTGCTATCTTGAAAGTGAAAAAGCAACTACTGGCCCATTTTGCTGCGAATCCGCCTGATGTTTTTGTCGGTATTGATGCACCTGATTTTAATTTACGGGTGGAAAGGGAATTAAAACGCAGGGGAATTAAAACTGTTCACTACGTTAGTCCCACCATATGGGCATGGCGAGAAAATCGTATTCATAAAATTGCCAGAGCTACCAACAGAGTTCTGGGTCTTTTTCCGTTTGAACAAGCGGTATATGACAAATATCAGGTGCCGTATACTTTTGTTGGCCATACCATGGCAGATGCCATTGCCATCAAGCCAGATCAAGGCGAAGCCAGAACACAACTAGGTATTAATAACGACAGGCCAATCCTCGCGGTTCTTCCCGGTAGTCGAGGTGGTGAATTAAAGTCTCTTCTGCCTGTCTTTGTAGAAACAATGAAACGCGTCAAAGCTTCTATTCCAGACTGTTTTTTTGTCATTCCTGCGGCCAATAAATATCGCTTTAACACGATTGGGGAATATCTGGGCAATGATGAACAGCAGTGGCTAAGCCCCAGCGATTACTTGCTTACCCATGGTATGTCTCGAGAAGCCATGATAGCGAGTGATGTTATTTTACTGGCTTCAGGTACAGCAACGCTCGAAGCAATGCTCTGCAAGCGACCTATGGTAGCGGCATACAAACTTTCCCCTACCACATATAAAATTATGCAGTATTTATATAAAGCCCCTTTTTTTGCTTTGCCGAATTTACTTGCAGGTGAGGCGATTGTTCCGGAATTGCTTCAGGATGATGTAAATCCGCAGACGTTGTGCGAACATTTGCTGCCTTTTTTTACTTCGGACAATTCACCATTGATTGAGACTTTCACGCAACTCCATCAAGCGCTGCGCTTAGATGCCGACAAGAAGTCTGCTCAAGCGGTATTGGAGGCGATAAATGAATGAGTGGATTGCAGGCGTAGATGAAGTGGGACGCGGTCCGCTGGTAGGAGACGTGGTGACCGCAGCGGTAATTCTGGATCCGCGAAAAACCATCCTCGGGCTTACTGATTCGAAAAAACTATCGGCGAAAAAGCGTGAGTT
Coding sequences:
- the lpxB gene encoding lipid-A-disaccharide synthase — its product is MADKPLRIAIVAGEPSGDVLAAGMIAELKRRHPDAIIEGIGGDNMQAAGFRSLFDMETLSVMGLVEVLSHLPAILKVKKQLLAHFAANPPDVFVGIDAPDFNLRVERELKRRGIKTVHYVSPTIWAWRENRIHKIARATNRVLGLFPFEQAVYDKYQVPYTFVGHTMADAIAIKPDQGEARTQLGINNDRPILAVLPGSRGGELKSLLPVFVETMKRVKASIPDCFFVIPAANKYRFNTIGEYLGNDEQQWLSPSDYLLTHGMSREAMIASDVILLASGTATLEAMLCKRPMVAAYKLSPTTYKIMQYLYKAPFFALPNLLAGEAIVPELLQDDVNPQTLCEHLLPFFTSDNSPLIETFTQLHQALRLDADKKSAQAVLEAINE
- the ispC gene encoding 1-deoxy-D-xylulose-5-phosphate reductoisomerase; the protein is MQTVTILGATGSIGCNTLDVINRHPDRYRVFAITGHTQIAVLMQQAKACAPRYVVIADDTQYNEAKKLAKEYAVEAELLCGSRALEDVANAPEVDIVMAAIVGAAGLLPTLAAVRAGKRVLLANKEALVMSGALFMDAVKQSKATILPIDSEHNAIFQCLPRDFCYGELERSGIQQILLTGSGGPFRTRELVSFPDITVDEACAHPNWSMGRKITVDSATMMNKGLEFIEAHWLFGVAADKITVVLHPESTIHSMVQYVDGSVIAQLGNPDMRTPIAFGLAFPERIDSGVAPLDFATLHDLTFTTPCYERYPNLKLAIDACKEGQAATTRLNAANEIAVQAFLEGRISFTKIAEVNAETLNTLEPKQVTSLQQILEQDRLARETATGVIRGLS
- the rseP gene encoding sigma E protease regulator RseP, translating into MLTFLWSLGAFIVALGILVAVHEWGHFIVARICGVHVERFSIGFGKPFWRRTDSKGTEFAIAAIPLGGYVRMLDERVDSVPAELKHKAFNNKSVGKRMAIIAAGPGVNFLFAILALVIMFLIGQNTVKPVIGDIAADSYAAKGGLNVGDEIIQIGEQRTVDWEAVNMELVASIGHEQINISVKNGEGLTKHQVLPLTGWNFDPEKQSALDSVGIIPFRPAPTLTLGLVSKGSPAEQAGLKAKDELQELNGKPVDNWQQFVDQIVELPGETVEISILRDGQEQVINATIARRDTPEGQSGFLGVSPLSEPWPDGYVFNHQYGLVEAITHSVSKTWRLMVLSVDMLGKLVTGDVSINNLSGPISIAQGAGISAGYGLVYFLNFLALISVSLGIINLLPIPMLDGGHLLYFTIEWLTGKPVSEAVQEWGFRIGGMLLLTIMSIAIFNDISRIA
- a CDS encoding phosphatidate cytidylyltransferase; translation: MLKQRIITALVLAPLALIAVLFLPIWWFEIAIAGVVALGAYEWANMSGIVGRPNKAAFMVAIFVACILLSMLVEVEMIWYQGQLHPLYHAILGIAVLWWLVSLAMIIAYPRYSLKWRNSRSIRGLFGVLTLIPTWVAVISLRTSLHDIDPLYGSSLIFYVLGIVWAADIGAFFVGVKFGRHKLRPNVSPGKTLEGLLGGVAASLAIIAFAALHYQVAPSRIWLHLVIGGITVGVSALGDLNESMLKRCAGIKDSGKLLPGHGGVLDRIDSLTAAFPVFAFCYVTWMA
- the bamA gene encoding outer membrane protein assembly factor BamA codes for the protein MKLRQLVAAGVMLSSASFANAATSESEFVVEDIRVEGLQRVALGAALTYLPIQVGDELNPFRITQAIRSLYSSTHFERVSILRDGNTLVVRVAERPTISNIIYEGNDDIKDEQLQESLDGNGVRIGEPLDKTVLTSIENGLKDFFYSIGKYNADVTAIVTPLPRNRVDLKLLFEEGDAAEIKQINIVGNKIFTDEELMKDLELQFDTPWWDFLSETRYQQQTLQGDMETLRNHYLDRGYLRFNVNSTQVSMTPEKDGIYIAMNVAEGEQYTISGVELVGDVLGHEEYIEKVLPLTPGELYNQAEVTYTEEFISKYLGRFGYAYPTVTTVPEINDEDKTVKLTLSVDPGKRINVRRINFNGNSVTSDNVLRHNVVQMEGTWLSNGLLESSKNQMSRLTYMENVEFETIRIPGEDDVVDVNFNVKEQPSGSFNAGIGYGDRTKLSLQAGIQQNNFLGTGKQLGLNLSTVSYQRSAQITYNDPYFTIDGISLGGTLGYSEFDGSDFNVIQYNSKRWSVGANIGYPINEFNRINFGLTYANVELYNTGYYEQTEAFYNQFRNNDPESPIDYESYLASISWSRSTLNRGLFPTAGSSQRASFSITTPNSDVNYFKSVLDSKFYFPLSRNQRWSVLARLRLGYGNGYGDINGNEQILPFTENFTAGGADTLRGFENNSVGPRGIQRIPSVSLTGPNGESYPGDPSTDVLNVYQRSQGGNAMALGGVELIVPTPFVDVEMDNTVRTSLFLDVGNVWDTEFNYDKYKDLRINSADGDGLLDYSDWKLYRSSAGISVQWISPMGPMVFSFSRAIKEREGDDAKFFTFNIGQTF
- a CDS encoding OmpH family outer membrane protein — its product is MKQLVKHIFATAMLGSALLSTSVMAEQKIGIVDVQGVFQAMPQAAEISNNIQMEFKEQIDEVNQLQKDGQFFAERLQRDAATMNEQEKKELQQKILDVREKLAEKGQPLQQNIQRRSNEERNKLLGLIKQAIDSVAAKQGYDLILNAGAVSYAKDENDLSEQVLEQVKKIK
- the fabZ gene encoding 3-hydroxyacyl-ACP dehydratase FabZ encodes the protein MANSLNTIDIQEILELLPHRYPFLLVDRVTDYVLGESIKAYKNITMNEPCFTGHFPGRPIFPGVLILEAMAQAAGVLGFKTMGSSDKLYLYAGIDCARFKRPVVPGDKLEFDVSLLKERRGIWKFKGTASVAGDEVCSAEFMCAIREIV
- the lpxA gene encoding acyl-ACP--UDP-N-acetylglucosamine O-acyltransferase, whose protein sequence is MIHSTAVISEKATIGKDVKIGPYCYVGDEVELGDGCVLESHVVIKGPSRIGKNNRFFQFCSIGEDCQDKKYAGERTELVIGDDNIFRESASVHRGTSQDQGITRVGSRNLLMINAHVAHDCVLGDDIVLANNVSLAGHVHLGNYVIFGGGAAIQQFGKVGDHAFVGAGAIVVKDVPPYVMVSGQKHVAAGINSEGLRRRGFSKEAIMAIKRAYRVIYREGNTVEEAIASLQDATRSHAEVAALVTFLKAADRGIIR
- the uppS gene encoding polyprenyl diphosphate synthase codes for the protein MLGKRSSAETPTAAVEVSSPGPQHVAIIMDGNGRWAQKKGKIRTFGHKAGVESVRAVVRFARKTGIRSLTLFAFSSENWKRPEEEVSVLMELFNLVLNSEAKRLHKNGVRLKVIGDVSAFDDKLKAKIRKAEAMTEDNSELVLNIAANYGGRWDIVNAARHLAAKVQNGEIAVSDINEEQLDTQISTAGLPELDLLIRTGGERRISNFLLWQCAYAELYFTEVLWPDFDEEVFQLAVDDFNMRQRRFGLTGEQISISGS